A region from the Xenopus laevis strain J_2021 chromosome 4S, Xenopus_laevis_v10.1, whole genome shotgun sequence genome encodes:
- the cnn3.S gene encoding calponin-3: MSNFNKGPAYGLSAEVKNKIAQKYDPQMEDELRLWIEEVTGMIIGENFQQGLRDGVILCNLINKLQPGSIRKINEAKLNWHKLENIGNFIKSMQEYGMKPHDIFEANDLFESGNMTQVQTSLASLAGLAKTKGFHTSVDIGVKYAEKQKRQFGDEKLKAGQNVIGLQMGTNKCASQAGMTAYGTRRHLYDPKMQTDKPFDQTTISLQMGTNKGASQAGMSAPGTRRDIFDQKAVSQPVDNSTISLQMGTNKVASQKGMSVYGLGRQVYDPKYCAAPTEPIIHNGSQGTGTNGSEISDSDYQAEYPDEYQGEYPDDYPRDYHGQYSDQGIDY; the protein is encoded by the exons attGCACAGAAATATGACCCTCAAATGGAAGATGAGCTGCGTCTTTGGATAGAAGAAGTGACTGGCATGATAATTGGTGAAAACTTCCAGCAAGGTTTGCGAGATGGTGTCATTCTCTGCAA TCTCATAAATAAACTGCAGCCTGGATCAATCAGGAAGATTAATGAAGCAAAATTAAACTGGCATAAG CTGGAGAACATTGGAAACTTTATTAAGTCAATGCAAGAGTATGGTATGAAGCCTCATGATATTTTTGAAGCCAATGACCTGTTTGAGAGTGGAAACATGACCCAGGTTCAAACCTCTTTGGCGTCTTTGGCTGGCTTG gcaaagacAAAAGGATTTCATACATCAGTGGACATCGGGGtcaaatatgctgaaaaacagaaaAGACAGTTTGGAGACGAAAAGCTGAAAGCTGGCCAAAATGTAATTGGCTTACAG ATGGGAACAAACAAATGTGCAAGTCAGGCTGGTATGACGGCCTATGGGACCAGAAGGCACCTTTATGACCCAAAAATGCAAACTGATAAACCATTTGACCAGACTACAATAAGCCTACAGATGGGAACAAACAAAGGAGCTAGCCAG GCTGGCATGTCTGCCCCAGGAACAAGAAGAGATATTTTCGATCAGAAAGCAGTATCACAACCAGTGGACAACTCTACTATTTCACTGCAAATGGGAACCAATAAAGTTGCCTCTCAAAAAGGAATGAGCGTCTATGGCCTTGGGCGGCAAGTGTATGATCCAAAGTATTGCGCTGCCCCCACAGAACCAATCATTCATAATGGAAGTCAAGGAACCGGAACAAATGGATCTGAAATCAGTGATAGTGATTACCAGGCTGAGTATCCCGATGAATATCAGGGAGAATACCCTGATGACTATCCTAGGGATTACCATGGCCAGTACAGTGACCAGGGAATAGATTATTAG